One genomic segment of Erysipelotrichaceae bacterium 66202529 includes these proteins:
- a CDS encoding recombinase family protein, which yields METKIEIDTIDCLGDDLTAIRNSLEEFAEKDTMIACNGIKADASLLLRFYDYLLELNRQKLKASQKKGIEKALQRKSEGNGNYGRPKTVLPNDFEMRIKACLNKKQKLSDYCDETQMKRSTFYKYANRIKEAVYTEELTRFKQN from the coding sequence ATGGAAACTAAAATAGAAATTGATACGATCGACTGTTTGGGGGATGATCTAACAGCCATTAGAAACAGTCTTGAAGAATTTGCTGAAAAAGATACGATGATAGCCTGTAATGGCATAAAGGCAGATGCTTCATTATTGTTACGATTTTATGATTATCTTCTAGAACTGAATCGACAAAAGCTAAAAGCGAGTCAGAAAAAAGGAATTGAGAAAGCATTACAGAGAAAATCTGAGGGAAATGGAAATTACGGCAGACCGAAAACTGTTTTGCCAAATGATTTTGAAATGCGCATTAAAGCCTGTCTGAATAAGAAACAGAAATTATCTGATTATTGTGATGAAACACAGATGAAAAGATCGACTTTTTATAAATATGCAAATCGGATAAAAGAGGCAGTGTACACGGAAGAATTAACTAGATTCAAACAAAATTAA